In the Actinomycetota bacterium genome, one interval contains:
- a CDS encoding class F sortase codes for MPVAVPTEAPDVVAAAAAPTSVVPVPADPRGASWLGGGAVLDPRAPIAPLAPDPLTLTRSVPTRVRIPAIAVDSALVGLGLQDDGSMEVPPGAFPAGWYTGAPTPGELGPAIFAGHVDHGGSAGVFARLHDLQPGDAVEVTRQDGTTVVFRVTRVEQHSKDAFPTAAVYGDIDHAGLRLITCGGPFDRRVRSYEDNIVVFAELDPGASDAPGRGS; via the coding sequence ATGCCCGTTGCGGTCCCGACCGAGGCACCTGACGTCGTCGCCGCCGCGGCTGCCCCCACCTCGGTCGTCCCCGTACCCGCGGACCCCCGGGGTGCCTCCTGGCTCGGCGGCGGTGCGGTCCTCGACCCCCGCGCCCCGATCGCCCCGCTCGCGCCGGACCCACTGACGCTGACGCGATCCGTGCCGACGCGCGTGCGCATCCCGGCGATCGCGGTCGACTCCGCGCTCGTCGGCCTCGGCTTGCAGGACGACGGCAGCATGGAGGTGCCGCCCGGCGCCTTCCCCGCCGGCTGGTACACGGGGGCGCCGACACCTGGGGAGCTCGGCCCGGCGATCTTCGCCGGCCATGTGGACCACGGCGGCAGCGCAGGCGTCTTCGCCCGGCTGCACGATCTACAGCCGGGCGACGCCGTCGAGGTGACTCGCCAGGACGGCACCACCGTCGTGTTCCGGGTGACGCGCGTCGAACAGCACTCCAAGGACGCCTTCCCGACCGCAGCCGTGTACGGCGACATCGACCACGCCGGGCTCCGGCTCATCACCTGCGGCGGCCCGTTCGACCGTCGCGTACGCAGCTACGAGGACAACATCGTCGTGTTCGCCGAGCTCGATCCCGGCGCCTCGGATGCGCCCGGGCGCGGCAGCTGA
- a CDS encoding DUF3494 domain-containing protein — MGRPNDSGTATARTRDTRLRAVSIAAVLGMVAAVVLAGPYGTARAATQVDLGTAGSFAVLAGETITNTGPTTITGDVGLHPGSAVSGFDSVTLNGQRHIANDTARDAKIDLVTAYDNAAAQQPRTTVDTELGGETLFGGVYNSLDGTFFITGTLTLDAQNDPDTVWIFQTGSTLKTGVDSSVSLINGADACNVFWQVGSSATLDTRTSFAGNILALASVTLNTGATIRGRALARDGAVTMDTNTITRADCPSEPAPDPTPSPDASPTPDPTPSPDASPSPDATPTPSTSPSEVAAPIDSTPGPTGATTSPTTGAPDAPTAPDAPAAPDAPSGPTPPTSGTPQVPDVPSGGVPAGDGSVAMDRAPEGAAGVLLLLPALAGLVLFGARRRLGS, encoded by the coding sequence ATGGGCCGCCCCAACGACAGTGGCACAGCGACAGCCAGGACCCGGGACACCCGCCTCCGGGCCGTGTCCATCGCCGCGGTGCTCGGGATGGTGGCGGCGGTCGTGCTCGCCGGCCCGTACGGCACCGCCCGTGCCGCGACCCAGGTCGACCTGGGCACCGCGGGGAGCTTCGCGGTCCTGGCCGGGGAGACGATCACCAACACCGGACCGACCACCATCACGGGCGACGTCGGCCTGCACCCGGGCAGCGCGGTCTCGGGGTTCGACAGCGTGACGCTGAACGGGCAGCGCCACATCGCCAACGACACCGCCCGGGATGCCAAGATCGACCTGGTGACCGCGTACGACAACGCCGCCGCTCAGCAACCACGCACCACCGTGGATACCGAACTTGGCGGAGAGACCCTGTTCGGCGGGGTCTACAACTCCCTAGACGGCACCTTCTTCATCACCGGAACCCTCACCCTCGACGCCCAGAACGACCCCGACACGGTGTGGATCTTCCAGACTGGCAGCACGCTGAAAACCGGGGTCGACAGCAGCGTGAGCCTGATCAACGGCGCAGACGCCTGCAACGTCTTCTGGCAGGTCGGCAGCTCCGCGACGCTGGACACCCGCACCTCCTTCGCCGGCAACATCCTGGCACTGGCCTCGGTCACCCTCAACACCGGCGCAACCATCCGCGGCCGTGCCCTCGCCCGCGACGGCGCCGTCACCATGGACACCAACACGATCACGCGGGCGGACTGCCCGTCCGAGCCCGCCCCGGACCCGACACCGAGCCCGGACGCCTCGCCCACCCCGGACCCGACACCGAGCCCGGACGCGAGCCCGAGCCCGGACGCGACCCCGACCCCGTCGACCTCCCCCTCCGAGGTCGCCGCCCCCATCGACTCCACGCCGGGTCCGACCGGCGCGACCACCAGCCCGACCACCGGTGCCCCGGACGCGCCGACGGCACCGGACGCGCCGGCGGCACCGGACGCGCCGTCCGGCCCGACCCCGCCGACGAGCGGGACCCCGCAGGTGCCCGACGTCCCGAGCGGAGGGGTCCCAGCCGGCGACGGTAGCGTGGCGATGGATCGGGCCCCGGAGGGCGCCGCGGGGGTGCTGCTCCTGCTCCCCGCCCTCGCCGGCCTGGTGCTGTTCGGCGCGCGCCGCCGCCTCGGATCGTGA
- a CDS encoding winged helix-turn-helix domain-containing protein, producing the protein MPEWSFLTNHARVLLAIAADPELRLRQIADAVGITERRVHGIVTDLTDSGYLTKERAGRRNRYAIHTQQPLSQDLSDRGTVGDLVTLLAPRGDDPAGAAS; encoded by the coding sequence ATGCCCGAATGGAGCTTCCTTACGAACCACGCCCGGGTCCTGCTCGCCATCGCGGCCGACCCGGAGCTCCGGCTGCGCCAGATCGCGGACGCCGTGGGCATAACGGAGCGACGGGTCCACGGGATCGTCACCGACCTCACCGACAGCGGCTACCTCACGAAGGAACGGGCGGGGCGGCGCAACCGCTACGCCATCCACACCCAGCAGCCGCTGAGCCAGGATCTCAGCGACCGCGGCACGGTGGGGGACCTCGTGACGCTGCTGGCACCCCGGGGCGACGATCCGGCCGGCGCCGCTTCCTGA
- a CDS encoding DoxX family protein — translation MDVVVLVGRVLFAGLFLMSAFGHLTQTDAMTGYAQSKGVPSPRAAVTVSGLLILVGGLMVLLGVWADLGALLLVIFLVPTAFMMHGPWKAADDQERQMEQVQFLKDLALAGAALALFALFAALPGLELTITGPLFDGLWG, via the coding sequence ATGGATGTGGTGGTGCTAGTGGGCAGGGTCCTGTTCGCGGGTCTGTTCCTGATGTCGGCGTTCGGTCACCTGACCCAGACCGACGCGATGACCGGGTACGCGCAGTCCAAGGGGGTGCCGTCGCCGCGCGCCGCGGTCACGGTCTCGGGCCTGCTCATCCTGGTCGGCGGGCTGATGGTGCTGCTCGGGGTGTGGGCCGACCTCGGGGCGCTGCTGCTCGTGATCTTCCTGGTCCCGACCGCGTTCATGATGCACGGACCCTGGAAGGCAGCCGACGACCAGGAGAGGCAGATGGAGCAGGTCCAGTTCCTCAAGGATCTCGCTCTGGCGGGCGCCGCCCTGGCACTGTTCGCGCTCTTCGCCGCCCTCCCCGGCCTCGAACTGACCATCACCGGACCGCTGTTCGACGGCCTCTGGGGTTGA
- a CDS encoding winged helix-turn-helix transcriptional regulator, with translation MVGESRRRSAVAVDGEARARCAPTRSGVRRFEDLARGLGVARTVLTDRLGRLVDAGVLERRQYEDRPPRSEYRWEAARSPAIEEVVSAWSEAPTAG, from the coding sequence ATCGTCGGCGAATCGAGGAGACGCAGTGCTGTCGCGGTGGATGGTGAGGCCAGAGCCAGGTGCGCGCCGACGCGCTCCGGGGTGCGTCGGTTCGAGGATCTCGCGAGGGGCCTCGGCGTCGCGCGCACCGTCCTGACGGACCGTCTCGGTCGCCTCGTCGATGCCGGCGTGCTCGAGCGCCGACAGTACGAGGACCGGCCGCCCCGTTCGGAGTACCGGTGGGAAGCGGCTCGATCCCCGGCGATCGAGGAAGTCGTCAGCGCATGGTCGGAGGCTCCGACGGCAGGTTGA
- a CDS encoding M28 family peptidase translates to MNGKRVGRLVLVAMVAALVGASPGIAVADHPQPQPDVSQMDYTPIGFWEPGTPIPSPLDPPADPNPSGRWVAYDTNLYETLNFPMRQAGDTTDDDPPGSGDPRHGFCPPAPESPVFGRCDNHQLEYLDHYEAAMREILGDFGVVIHRYEFEVPDDGLPTGTYLGTQHGRGINIAATVPGADHPDERVLVSGHYDFTDSGPAAAWDSAEGHAEVIRMAAIMADYWRKTGTRPSATMTFVPWDAEEVGTIGSAHYADNNIPPGEEHKVRGYFNVDPCAGAYPAFRNGNPTSRVPEVMQLANPAPWADEPDVQARIEAFNARAETIVDEVFDNLDDTITTGGTEFPIFVSDAEAEESGEASQRDEIVTAVGGLALFTSDYRNFEALGIPIFNLFPDYFGPHADGEPASSEGLGILHTPRDNLTTINALTSTDQTGMTASEGWAKGMEMCAQLESWYMLQPEMAGGQDVTADVVAYYEALPNEAIVGQDAVRFDASGSYRYLDPAARSFVDDAQLTYAWDFGDGTSGTGKLAEHTYSEVGVFLATLTVTDTSTGATGSMSVPITVIPSNLQPPVLDDLPEEDEDGTFELTWTYDGSTEGFEHYAVEESTDVRVLLADDAEGELDALWVANDPEHDQVHPWQPSDGSPSLYGNKAHEGRSYWTGTNPPAPSPLNVASTLTLREPFTVPLEGDTQLTFWSYYESESDDAGVVEVAPVVGGRIGGWVEVMREEGTILSEGKGPAGALVNRTVSLARFAGKDVVLRFRYQLGGSDPVVSQPVGWYVDDVAVVTGTWSQIGQATETTFEVTDRPNGTYGYRVRAVFADDVTSGASNPEVVTVTDSSTSPPSPPSPPSPPTPPPAPEPEPEPLPATGGGAVTLSLLLLVGGLFATRRRGRSVPHPTR, encoded by the coding sequence GTGAACGGCAAGCGCGTGGGCCGGCTGGTCCTGGTGGCCATGGTGGCGGCACTGGTCGGGGCATCGCCCGGGATCGCCGTGGCCGACCACCCCCAGCCACAACCGGACGTATCGCAGATGGACTACACGCCGATCGGCTTCTGGGAGCCGGGGACGCCCATCCCCTCCCCACTCGACCCGCCCGCCGACCCCAACCCCTCGGGTCGGTGGGTCGCGTACGACACGAACCTCTACGAGACGCTGAACTTCCCGATGCGTCAGGCCGGTGACACGACCGACGATGATCCGCCGGGCAGCGGGGACCCGCGCCACGGGTTCTGTCCGCCGGCGCCCGAGTCGCCCGTCTTCGGCCGGTGCGACAACCACCAACTGGAGTATCTGGACCACTACGAGGCCGCGATGCGCGAGATCCTCGGGGACTTCGGTGTGGTGATCCACCGCTACGAGTTCGAGGTACCGGACGACGGCCTTCCGACGGGCACCTACCTCGGCACGCAGCACGGCCGGGGCATCAACATCGCCGCGACCGTGCCGGGTGCGGACCATCCAGACGAGCGCGTGCTCGTCAGCGGGCACTACGACTTCACGGACAGCGGTCCTGCCGCCGCCTGGGACTCCGCCGAGGGTCACGCCGAGGTCATCCGCATGGCGGCGATCATGGCCGACTACTGGCGTAAGACGGGCACGCGGCCATCGGCGACGATGACGTTCGTGCCGTGGGACGCCGAGGAGGTCGGCACCATCGGTTCCGCCCACTACGCCGACAACAACATCCCGCCCGGCGAGGAGCACAAGGTTCGGGGCTACTTCAACGTCGACCCGTGCGCGGGCGCCTACCCCGCGTTCCGCAACGGCAACCCGACCAGCCGCGTCCCTGAGGTCATGCAGCTGGCCAACCCGGCCCCGTGGGCCGACGAGCCCGACGTGCAGGCGCGCATCGAGGCGTTCAACGCACGCGCCGAGACCATCGTCGACGAGGTGTTCGACAACCTCGACGACACCATCACCACCGGTGGGACGGAGTTCCCGATCTTCGTGTCCGACGCGGAGGCCGAGGAGTCCGGCGAGGCGTCGCAGCGCGACGAGATCGTGACCGCCGTGGGCGGGTTGGCGCTCTTCACGAGCGACTACCGCAACTTCGAGGCGCTAGGCATCCCGATCTTCAACCTGTTCCCCGACTACTTCGGCCCCCACGCCGACGGTGAGCCGGCCTCCTCCGAGGGCCTGGGGATCCTGCACACGCCACGCGACAACCTGACCACGATCAACGCGCTCACCAGCACCGACCAGACCGGCATGACCGCGTCGGAGGGCTGGGCCAAGGGCATGGAGATGTGCGCCCAGCTGGAGTCCTGGTACATGCTGCAGCCCGAGATGGCCGGCGGCCAGGACGTCACCGCGGACGTGGTCGCCTACTACGAGGCGCTGCCCAACGAAGCCATCGTCGGACAGGACGCCGTGCGCTTCGACGCGTCCGGCAGCTACCGCTACCTCGACCCCGCCGCCCGCTCCTTCGTCGACGACGCACAACTGACCTACGCCTGGGACTTCGGCGACGGCACGTCGGGAACCGGCAAGCTGGCCGAGCACACCTACAGCGAGGTGGGAGTCTTCCTCGCCACGCTGACCGTTACCGACACGTCCACGGGGGCGACCGGGTCGATGTCGGTCCCGATCACGGTCATCCCGTCGAACCTGCAACCGCCCGTGCTCGATGACCTGCCCGAGGAGGACGAAGACGGGACGTTCGAGCTGACCTGGACCTACGACGGCTCGACCGAGGGGTTCGAGCACTACGCGGTCGAGGAGAGCACGGACGTCCGCGTGCTGCTCGCCGACGATGCTGAAGGTGAGCTGGACGCGCTGTGGGTCGCCAACGATCCCGAGCACGATCAGGTGCATCCGTGGCAGCCCAGCGACGGGTCGCCGTCGCTCTACGGCAACAAGGCGCACGAGGGACGCAGCTACTGGACGGGCACCAACCCACCAGCCCCCTCGCCGTTAAACGTGGCCTCGACGCTGACCCTCCGCGAGCCGTTCACCGTGCCGCTCGAGGGCGATACCCAGCTGACCTTCTGGTCGTACTACGAGAGCGAGAGCGACGACGCCGGTGTCGTCGAGGTCGCTCCCGTGGTGGGGGGCAGGATCGGCGGCTGGGTGGAGGTGATGCGCGAGGAGGGAACGATCCTGAGCGAGGGCAAGGGGCCTGCCGGGGCGCTGGTCAACCGCACGGTCAGCCTCGCCCGGTTCGCCGGCAAGGACGTGGTCCTGCGGTTCCGCTACCAGCTCGGTGGCAGCGATCCCGTGGTCTCCCAGCCTGTGGGGTGGTACGTCGACGACGTAGCGGTCGTGACGGGGACGTGGTCGCAGATCGGCCAGGCCACCGAGACCACCTTCGAGGTCACCGACCGGCCCAACGGGACCTACGGCTACCGGGTCCGTGCCGTGTTCGCCGACGACGTGACGTCCGGTGCGAGCAACCCGGAGGTCGTCACGGTGACCGACAGCAGCACCTCGCCCCCGTCCCCCCCGTCCCCCCCGTCCCCCCCGACTCCCCCACCCGCCCCGGAACCCGAGCCGGAACCCCTGCCCGCCACGGGCGGAGGCGCCGTCACCCTCTCGCTGCTGCTGCTCGTCGGCGGGCTCTTCGCGACCCGCCGGCGGGGACGCAGCGTGCCGCATCCGACGCGCTGA
- a CDS encoding integrase core domain-containing protein, which translates to MAQIERDRILLTRTSRDFAALLRQGPPRSPTTTGKVERFHKTLTREFLDGKTFDSIVEAQAAIDVWVARYNTERPHQGIGMVTPLERFELAVADPLEPVEPAALAPVEVVAGPDVEVVTCKVSTSGTISLDTFKYLAGRWLAGQTVQVTSREGVLEIFNRGVHVASHARRFRPGPAPAPRLQQRQPRRPATVGVPVVRKVDGSGSVSFAGHAYRVGNRYKRMSAVVTIVGEHGPDRRGWPARTDPPDPSRPIPRARRVRQPRWQTRRHQRRPTPLH; encoded by the coding sequence ATGGCTCAGATCGAACGGGATCGGATCCTGCTCACGCGCACCTCGCGAGACTTCGCTGCGCTGTTGCGCCAGGGGCCGCCCCGTTCGCCGACCACGACGGGGAAGGTGGAGCGGTTCCACAAGACCCTCACGCGCGAGTTCCTCGACGGCAAGACTTTCGACTCGATCGTGGAGGCGCAGGCCGCCATCGACGTCTGGGTCGCGCGCTACAACACCGAGCGGCCCCATCAGGGCATCGGCATGGTCACGCCGTTGGAGCGGTTCGAGTTGGCGGTCGCTGATCCGCTCGAGCCGGTCGAGCCCGCAGCGCTGGCGCCGGTGGAGGTGGTGGCCGGCCCAGACGTGGAGGTCGTCACCTGCAAGGTGTCCACGTCGGGGACGATCAGCCTGGACACGTTCAAGTACCTGGCGGGCCGGTGGTTGGCGGGTCAGACCGTGCAGGTCACCTCACGCGAGGGGGTGCTGGAGATCTTCAACCGTGGCGTGCACGTCGCGAGCCACGCGCGGCGGTTCCGGCCCGGGCCGGCTCCGGCGCCGCGGCTGCAGCAGCGCCAGCCGCGCCGTCCCGCGACCGTGGGGGTGCCGGTGGTCCGCAAGGTCGACGGCTCCGGCAGCGTGTCGTTCGCGGGGCACGCCTACCGGGTCGGCAACCGCTACAAGCGCATGTCGGCCGTCGTCACGATCGTTGGGGAACACGGTCCAGATCGCCGTGGATGGCCAGCTCGCACGGACCCACCCGATCCGTCACGACCGATCCCGCGAGCACGGCGCGTTCGCCAACCCCGCTGGCAGACCCGACGGCATCAACGCCGCCCCACCCCGCTTCACTGA
- a CDS encoding SMP-30/gluconolactonase/LRE family protein yields MRRVVLLVIAAVLVPLPALDARAGTSCVPWTMRTVADGLGSLENLEPDGTGGMLIGASSRNAVERLMPDGSRTTVASVRAPGGLRVRGQTLYAVTGGSFVAGLTGAEGTVDAIGLRIGEHVTYSRPLEFPNGLVFEPDGDAYVSRDFGEDAHITRIPASDPMHPDTRWAALKDTNGLAIDPTNTWLYASTTFNAEAAVYRILLDDPAVIERIAELGSLTDPFNGLDDMTIGNDGELYITANGMGRIWQLDPETGERCIIASGLQNPTAVKFGRGPGWPADHLFVSGWDGRIRELAPPG; encoded by the coding sequence ATGCGACGGGTCGTGCTGCTCGTGATCGCGGCTGTGCTGGTGCCGTTGCCCGCGCTCGACGCGAGAGCCGGGACCTCCTGTGTCCCGTGGACCATGCGGACGGTGGCCGACGGGCTGGGCAGCCTCGAGAACCTCGAGCCCGACGGGACCGGCGGGATGCTGATCGGCGCCTCGTCACGCAACGCCGTCGAGCGGTTGATGCCCGACGGCAGCCGTACGACCGTGGCGTCGGTGCGCGCGCCCGGCGGTCTGCGGGTACGTGGTCAGACGCTGTACGCCGTGACCGGTGGCAGCTTCGTCGCGGGGCTGACCGGCGCGGAGGGGACGGTCGACGCGATCGGTCTGCGCATCGGCGAGCACGTCACCTACTCGCGCCCGCTGGAGTTCCCCAACGGGCTGGTGTTCGAGCCGGACGGCGATGCCTACGTGAGCCGTGACTTCGGTGAGGATGCGCACATCACCCGCATCCCGGCGTCCGATCCGATGCACCCTGACACGCGCTGGGCCGCTCTGAAGGACACCAACGGTCTGGCCATCGACCCGACCAACACGTGGCTGTACGCCTCGACGACCTTCAACGCCGAGGCCGCCGTTTATCGCATCCTCCTCGACGACCCGGCCGTCATCGAACGGATCGCCGAGCTGGGATCGCTGACCGATCCGTTCAACGGGCTCGACGACATGACCATCGGCAACGACGGAGAGCTGTACATCACGGCGAATGGGATGGGGCGAATCTGGCAGCTGGACCCCGAGACGGGCGAACGGTGCATCATCGCCTCGGGACTTCAGAACCCCACCGCCGTCAAGTTCGGGCGCGGACCCGGCTGGCCCGCCGACCACCTGTTCGTCAGCGGCTGGGACGGGCGCATCCGCGAGCTCGCCCCGCCCGGTTGA